CCAGAACGAAGATCGAGATTACGGCAAAAAAAAGTGTGTGATCGTTGGCGCTCTCGTTTTTGATGATCACCACCGGCAGGTTCAAAAGGCCGACGATCAAAATAAACGGAAAAACCAGATTATTGGTCAAATGGATGGTGGATTGCAATTTGACCCGCAAAGGCAACGTCGATTTCCAGACGCGCGGCAGATTTTTTTTGGCGGTTTGAATCGCGCCCTTGGTCCAGCGGAATTGCTGGGCTTTGACGCCGCCAATTTCCGCTGGCAACTCGGATTGGCAAATTGTGTCCGGCAGAAACACGAACTTCCAGCCGCGCAATTGCGCGCGATAACTGAGATCAAGATCTTCCGTCAGCGTGTCGTCGGTCCAGTTGCCGGCATCGAGGATGCATTCACGCCGCCAGATTCCGGCGGTGCCGTTAAAATTGATGAAGTAGCCGGCGCGATGGCGGGCCGTCTGTTCGACCACAAAATGGCCGTCAAGGCCGATGGCCTGGCCGCGGGTCAGCATGGAATAATCGGAATTCAAATGGCCCCAGCGCGTTTGCACCACGCCGGTTTTGGCGTCTTGAAAATACGGCAGCGTCCGCTTCAAAAAATCCCGTGGCGGAACAAAATCGGCGTCAAAAATCGCGATGAATTCGCCGCTGGCAACCGCCAAGCCTTCCCGCAGCGCGCCGGCCTTGTATCCCCGTCGATGGTCGCGATGCAACAACTTGATCGCGTGGCCTTGCTGTTGATAATGCTCGACCGCGCGCTGCGCCAGCCGCGTGGTTTCATCCGTGGAGTCGTCGAGAATTTGAATTTCGAGCAGCTCGCGCGGGTAATCAATTTCACAAACGGCGCGGATCAGGCGCTCCACCACATACATCTCATTGAAAACCGGCAGTTGGATCGTGACCTTCGGAAAATTCTGCAACGGCACCGGCGGCTTCTGGTCGGGCGCACGGAATTTGTTATACCAATACACCATGACATAACCATGCGCGCCGAAAACGAAGAGAATCGCCAACGAAATAAAATAGGCCGCTAAGATACTTGACTCTAAAATATTTTCCATCACCACCTAAAACAAACTCCTCTCGGGACGTAAATAACAAATTTTAAAATAGAAAAAACCGGCGTAAAGTGCAACATCTTTCTTTTTGTTTAAATTCCGCAACGAA
The candidate division KSB1 bacterium DNA segment above includes these coding regions:
- a CDS encoding glycosyltransferase family 2 protein, giving the protein MENILESSILAAYFISLAILFVFGAHGYVMVYWYNKFRAPDQKPPVPLQNFPKVTIQLPVFNEMYVVERLIRAVCEIDYPRELLEIQILDDSTDETTRLAQRAVEHYQQQGHAIKLLHRDHRRGYKAGALREGLAVASGEFIAIFDADFVPPRDFLKRTLPYFQDAKTGVVQTRWGHLNSDYSMLTRGQAIGLDGHFVVEQTARHRAGYFINFNGTAGIWRRECILDAGNWTDDTLTEDLDLSYRAQLRGWKFVFLPDTICQSELPAEIGGVKAQQFRWTKGAIQTAKKNLPRVWKSTLPLRVKLQSTIHLTNNLVFPFILIVGLLNLPVVIIKNESANDHTLFFAVISIFVLAFFGSFLMYLTALRESYADWRKRILYFPLFMAGSMGLSFNNTRAILQGLLNYRGEFWRTPKYRLESERDRFHDKQYFTTREFWRRGVRNGIGEAVLAFYCFIGVAVAIYYREVAAIPFQGLYFIGYAFIAYMSFKQYHWPRLQEIFFSKARYPETAAARMESA